In Glycine max cultivar Williams 82 chromosome 7, Glycine_max_v4.0, whole genome shotgun sequence, a single window of DNA contains:
- the LOC100817749 gene encoding uncharacterized protein: MRGAEGGDGGFAVRGGNIYWGRKEETDFRGIVVIFAWVSVPQNLLQEFVDLCSSLKWNSLVCFAHYLSAFRDESAMPLAFCVLDELIEELRTRSCPVVFATFSAGSKACLYRVFQLIDGKCATPLNLPNYQLLRNCLSGHIYDSGPIDITSDFGFRFALRPSIAKVPGPSKLVSWVAKSVTSGLDALYLTRFESQAAEHWQALYSSVNFGAPFLILCSENDDLVRYRSIYDFAQQLRNLNGDVNLVNFSSSSHLGHYKHHPIQYRAAVNQLLEKASSIYSQKMLLERERTGMDGTQDEISELICDLQKVAINSNKSLRRVAVGPTDHFFLPSSAGHYGDRESGTPQDEQKEKSVCVPSFPSISAHSVLGQFLFDVCVPKNVEGWDVKSSGNLNRKSCASAPRHSLFRGTKRIGRSKL, translated from the exons ATGCGTGGAGCTGAGGGTGGTGATGGTGGCTTCGCCGTCAGAGGCGGTAACATCTACTGGGGGAGAAAAGAGGAAACTGATTTCAGAGGAATCGTTGTAATCTTCGCTTGGGTTTCTGTTCCGCAGAACCTGTTACAAGAATTCGTTGATCTGTGTTCTTCTTTGAAGTGGAATTCCCTTGTTTGTTTTGCCCATTATCTATCAGC TTTCCGTGATGAAAGTGCCATGCCATTGGCATTTTGTGTTCTTGATGAACTTATTGAG GAGCTGAGAACTAGGTCATGCCCTGTTGTATTTGCTACTTTTTCTGCTGGGTCAAAAGCCTGTCTGTACAGGGTATTTCAG CTTATTGATGGAAAATGTGCAACTCCGCTCAACTTG CCTAACTATCAATTACTTAGGAACTGTCTTTCTGGACACATATATGATTCTGGTCCAATAGATATTACAAGTGATTTTGGCTTCCGCTTTGCACTACGACCCTCCATTGCAAAAGTGCCTGGACCATCAAAACTTGTTTCTTGGGTAGCAAAATCTGTTACCTCTGGTTTGGATGCGTTATACCTGACTAGATTTGAATCCCAAGCTGCTGAACATTGGCAGGCTTTATATTCTTCTGTT AATTTTGGAGCTCCATTTCTCATTTTATGTTCTGAGAATGATGACCTTGTACGATACCGAAGTATCTATGATTTTGCCCAACAACTACGCAATCTCAATGGTGATGTCAACCTTGTAAATTTCAGTAGCTCCTCCCACCTTG GTCATTACAAACACCATCCAATTCAATATAGAGCTGCTGTGAACCAATTATTAGAGAAGGCTTCTTCAATATATTCACAAAAAATGTTGCTTGAACGAGAAAGAACTGGTATGGATGGTACACAGGATGAGATATCTGAGTTAATCTGTGACCTGCAGAAGGTGGCAATCAATTCAAATAAGAGCCTTAGAAGAGTTGCAGTCGGGCCAACAGACCACTTCTTTTTGCCTAGTTCAGCAGGGCATTACGGTGATAGAGAATCTGGGACTCCACaagatgaacaaaaagaaaaatctgttTGTGTACCTAGCTTCCCAAGCATCAGTGCTCATAGTGTCCTTGGCCAATTTCTTTTTGATGTTTGTGTTCCGAAGAATGTTGAGGGTTGGGATGTGAAATCTTCTGGGAATCTAAATAGGAAGTCATGTGCTTCAGCTCCAAGGCATTCACTATTCAGAGGTACTAAGCGCATCGGTCGGTCCAAATTATGA
- the LOC100801581 gene encoding prostaglandin reductase-3: MLNLCLNALAVHGRLIVIGMISQYQGEKGWTPSKYPGLLEKLLAKSQTVSGFFLVQYGHLWQEHLDGLFNLYSTGKLKVAVDPKKFIGLHSAADAVEYLHSNDRISLGCCLHGPKLPSSSG, from the exons ATGTTAAACTTGTGCTTGAATGCTTTGGCTGTCCATGGACGACTCATTGTTATTGGCATGATTTCtcag TATCAAGGAGAGAAGGGTTGGACGCCATCAAAATACCCTGGACTATTGGAGAAGCTTTTAGCAAAGAGCCAAACAGTG TCTGGCTTTTTCCTGGTGCAATATGGTCACTTGTGGCAAGAACATCTTGACGGGCTATTTAATCTTTACTCTACGGGAAAGCTAAAG GTTGCTGTTGATCCAAAGAAATTTATAGGCCTGCATTCTGCTGCAGACGCTGTAGAGTATCTCC ATTCCAATGATAGAATTTCTCTAGGTTGTTGTCTCCATGGACCCAAGCTTCCTTCCTCAAGTGGCTAA